In Stieleria varia, one genomic interval encodes:
- a CDS encoding class I SAM-dependent methyltransferase: protein MSTPVEPTEFNRIAWDNIATSRHRWFEHVSDEAIERARDGDFDLRLTACKSIPRQWIGDIMGRQVLCLAAGGGHQAPLLAAAGAQVTVVDFSESQLAIDRRLADKHSLALTTVQADMANLSVLGNEQFDLIVNPCSVNFCPDARVVWQQAARVLKSGGALLAGLIQPVNYLFDQAKMQRGQLVVRFSIPYSDLDLPDDQREETLGPERPIDFGHSLSDLIGGQLDAGLQLTDMMEDRWGGDDPLSDKIATFMATRAVKPVF from the coding sequence AACACGTTTCGGACGAAGCCATTGAGCGCGCACGCGACGGCGATTTTGATTTACGTTTGACGGCCTGCAAATCCATTCCCCGACAGTGGATTGGTGACATCATGGGACGTCAGGTCCTGTGCTTGGCTGCCGGCGGCGGTCATCAGGCACCCTTGTTGGCTGCTGCGGGCGCTCAAGTCACAGTGGTGGATTTCAGTGAATCGCAATTGGCAATCGATCGACGGTTGGCCGACAAACATTCGCTGGCTCTGACCACCGTCCAAGCCGACATGGCGAATCTAAGTGTCCTTGGCAACGAGCAATTCGATTTGATCGTTAATCCATGCTCAGTCAATTTCTGTCCCGATGCTCGAGTCGTTTGGCAACAAGCTGCCCGAGTGCTGAAGTCCGGGGGGGCTTTGTTGGCCGGTCTGATTCAGCCGGTGAACTATCTCTTTGACCAAGCCAAAATGCAGCGAGGCCAGCTCGTCGTGCGATTTTCCATCCCGTACAGCGATTTGGATTTGCCGGATGACCAGCGTGAGGAAACATTGGGACCGGAGCGTCCGATCGATTTTGGCCATTCGCTCAGCGACTTGATCGGCGGCCAATTGGATGCGGGCCTACAATTGACAGATATGATGGAAGACCGCTGGGGAGGCGACGATCCGCTGTCCGACAAGATCGCGACCTTCATGGCAACACGCGCGGTCAAACCGGTCTTCTGA